In Chryseobacterium sp. C-71, the genomic window TTCCCTGTCTTCCGTCAATAAAGAATTTATTGGTTTGAAAAGCCGCATTAAAATTAGGGTCTTTTACATACTTATCCTGAGAATAAAGATTAGAAAAAATTACATTGCAAAGTAAAATAAGCAACATTTTACAGTAAATGTTCTTCATAAAGAATTATCTAAATTAGTTTCCGCTAAAATAATCATATTAATTGAAATGTATTTCACCTATCAATCAACATATTAAAATTTAACACATATACTTTTTAAGAGAAATCCGCGGCAACTTCGTTGCTGCGGATTCTATTTAAGTTAATCATTAAATATTTTAATTATTATTCTTCACCAAAATCCATCCGGTAAAAGATCTTCCATCCGGAAGTGTGATAACATACCAATAACTTGAGGTAGGAATTGGTCTGCCTGAGATTGTTCCGTCCCAGATGATTTGAGTGTTGGTGTTTTGTTCGAAAATCAAATATTGATAACGGTCAAATACTTTTACATTGGTCATTTTAGTTCCGAAAACATGAAGATTTCTGATGATCCATTGATCATTAGCGCCGTCTCCGTTTGGTGTGATGGCATTTTTAATATCTAAAATTACCCCGTCTTGCTTTACGATACATTTTCCTTCAACATATTTTACATAGAAAGTGGTAATTCCTGTTAGCAAATTGTAGAAAACATTACTTGACTGCCAGGTTATTCCGTCAATAGAATAGACAATTGGCTGCGAACCAGTTGCAGTAATTGTGTAGGTACTTCCACTGGCAACCATCTGCTGAATGACAGGAACATCATAATATTTTGCTTCAAATGTCACCGTGTAAGAACATCCATTGTCAGACGTAACAGTTACCGAATAAGTTCCGACAACATTCATTCCTGTAATCGTATCTGTAGTAGAAACTACCTGCCCTGAAGGATTTGTCCAGACATAGCTTACAATATTGTGTCCTTCAACTTTTAAAGTGTATGTAAAGGTTCCGTCCGGACAGAAATATTGAGTTGGAATCTCAAATATCGGTACTAGTTTTAACGAAAGTTTGATGGTCGTCATCTCAGGACATAATCCTGGAGCACTGAATTTTACATAAATAATATTCGGTCCCGTGTTTTGATTGAATGGATAAGTTGAAGGGTTTGCAATCGCATTTGTTCCTGCATTTAAATCCGCTAAAGACAGATAATAGGTAAATACTGCATTCGCTCCTGAATATATCTGCTGTTGAAACTGGGTTAAATTTACATTTTCAATTCCGTCATTACCATTGTCGCAGAAATTATTTAAATTAAACGGTCCTGCATTCTGAAGAACAATTTTATTTCCAAAGATGAAATTAATACTAGCAATATCATCACAAGCCGGAATATTCTGAATTTTCACCCAAATCTGAGCCGGGAATGGCTGAGCGGTGAAGTTTGTCGGATTTGCAATTGCATTGATACCATTCTGAGCATCAGACTGCGTCAGATAGAAACTAAACGTATTCATCTGGTTTGGAATATCAATATACAAATTTGTATAATTCATCAGATTGACTTCATAGGTTCCGTCTAAATTTTCATCACAAATCGTTATACTTGAATTGATTGCTTTTGGAGGAAAATACGTATTCAATTGAATCGGAGCTACAGAAAAACATCCAGTCGTTTTCGACTGAAATCTCGCCCAGACCTGAACATTGGAAATATTGGTTGTGTAAGAATTTCCGATTTGGTTTGCAGTGTTTCCTGCATTGGCTTCTGCTGCGGTGAGGTAATATGAAATATTCATATTTGAAAGCGTATACGTATTTTGAGCAGGTATAAACAGTTGTGAAACCGCATCATTCAATTGAAAAGTTTCACTTAAATTAAAATCTTCATCACAAATATTTAACACCGCATTTGTCAATACAACTGCGGGTAAAAATATCATCTGAACATTTAATTGAGATGCTGAAAAACATTCATTATTATTAAATTTCACCTTTACATACACTGTCGCAGTTCCTTGTACCATAAATTGTGTAGGATTCGTAATTTGTCCTGAAAAAGTATGATTCACAGCATTATAAGAAGCATAATAAGTAAAAATTACATTCGAAGATCCGTTATAAATTTGTGGTTGTGAGAGTGTAAGATTATACATTTCTACTCCGTCATTATTGTTATCGCAGATATTATTTAAGGTTACGTTTACTGTAGAATTTACTGCCGGTGTTGAAACCAAAGAGAAATTTACCGGATAAATCTTGGTACAATTGTAAGAAGTTATTTTTGCGAAAAGCTGGTTGTTTCCAGTAATTGTTGCGTTTGTTACTGCGTTATTTCCCGCCTGCGCATCTGCCTGATTCAGATAAAATAAAACACTTGCGTTCTGACTTCCGATAATAGCTCCAGTGAAAGCTGTTAGCGAAACATTTTCAGAGTTATCATTATTAAAATCGCAAATACTGAAAGCCGAAGTCGAAACTACGGGATGAACCAGATATACATTAATTGGTCTGATGGTATAACACTCATCTGTTTCTTTAAAACGCACATAATACGTCTGAGAAACGAAATCACCGTTGGTCGTAATCGTCTGATTAGAAGAAATCGGATTTATTCCTAATTCTGCATCTCCATAAGTCTGATAAAATTCTGTAAACAGAGCCGTCGTAGGCAGCATCAACATATTTGCAGAAAGCGCAAGCA contains:
- a CDS encoding T9SS type B sorting domain-containing protein, which translates into the protein MKKYLSVVFLLILISVFSQTPLQVKIKDASGNENFHVTCTNDLDANGCIQLHAEFPVLKQTSSYAVTPEVYNPAAPLNQGTPLNANFDDAFAVKLDLPFSFCFFNQNFNALVVGSNGMVTFDLSQLGNINYPNVFWQNPNVSLPKNSIFGVYHDMVFAAGDSSEIYYSTVGAAPYRKFVINFYDGRVSGCTDRSSSQIVLNETTNIVEVFVDKKLTPCPTRKFENAVIGIMNNDGSLGYSPASRNTGNWQATQEAYKFTPTGNTIQPEVTWTNSTGQVVGNGVQTNICPTQNDTYTATVKFNVCGSSFLTFTDDFLLDFDATYPVAKNYSQNFCGNVPVNINLNDFKQNLTSQNPANFNFTYHSTLSDAQSGQSALSPNYGLTANSVFYVRIQNPNVPTCFRVSVLTLNFLSKNLLLDLILLCDTNNDGVENAYDLTLLNNQILPPNTAGITYHASQNDAQNNSNPIVTANITATTKIWVRLQDTNCVYVLGPLNFALKPGVNANSPGLYSYTICDINDDNLEEFDFALNLGPLISSQPGVGFSAYSTYAAAFSGTGSILGTIKDGLQTVFIRVQIAGGCFTVISVTMNVTFTQIKANDKNEYICFNGTEDVNVDLLALSANMLMLPTTALFTEFYQTYGDAELGINPISSNQTITTNGDFVSQTYYVRFKETDECYTIRPINVYLVHPVVSTSAFSICDFNNDNSENVSLTAFTGAIIGSQNASVLFYLNQADAQAGNNAVTNATITGNNQLFAKITSYNCTKIYPVNFSLVSTPAVNSTVNVTLNNICDNNNDGVEMYNLTLSQPQIYNGSSNVIFTYYASYNAVNHTFSGQITNPTQFMVQGTATVYVKVKFNNNECFSASQLNVQMIFLPAVVLTNAVLNICDEDFNLSETFQLNDAVSQLFIPAQNTYTLSNMNISYYLTAAEANAGNTANQIGNSYTTNISNVQVWARFQSKTTGCFSVAPIQLNTYFPPKAINSSITICDENLDGTYEVNLMNYTNLYIDIPNQMNTFSFYLTQSDAQNGINAIANPTNFTAQPFPAQIWVKIQNIPACDDIASINFIFGNKIVLQNAGPFNLNNFCDNGNDGIENVNLTQFQQQIYSGANAVFTYYLSLADLNAGTNAIANPSTYPFNQNTGPNIIYVKFSAPGLCPEMTTIKLSLKLVPIFEIPTQYFCPDGTFTYTLKVEGHNIVSYVWTNPSGQVVSTTDTITGMNVVGTYSVTVTSDNGCSYTVTFEAKYYDVPVIQQMVASGSTYTITATGSQPIVYSIDGITWQSSNVFYNLLTGITTFYVKYVEGKCIVKQDGVILDIKNAITPNGDGANDQWIIRNLHVFGTKMTNVKVFDRYQYLIFEQNTNTQIIWDGTISGRPIPTSSYWYVITLPDGRSFTGWILVKNNN